From the genome of Mycoplasma putrefaciens KS1, one region includes:
- a CDS encoding membrane protein — MRKTVKLTILLLAVSVIYFGYSAWIDSVAIYAIRGEKPSEIGGGTFWSSMTSSPAWINNWIKILVEKLEIVMPKNEELIKKVNNFNASTSWADWTMAIKASGYRLTGFMAPDSLLYTLLSPFKFILVGGVFAMFIPLIKQLLFNTALGIRSYIKNRDMNVLFNYKKTIAYVEDLKTKLEENDFEGVKACYSSYASLAFKPIFLTNLMNDIYKRLIKFGDISVFASGCQTVLESIEEMYTKEKRRAMNNGRGDEMFYDIKRGFEYSSYSSKYFVKYYESIAKNTQDLGWRIFSIEISRFPLFLLISALPAAIICGVISTVLLRSLPTDISSSISTLITVGSFIIPWAIFGIVSHAIYIFVKTDYKNSKRILIKPAITYYSLLFLAFITATAGFVGIAEVGNIAEPFTAVLMTKWFGALAYLVLTTCLVMYILATLVDNYRKGRSLKLNVIINNIVLPAIIWVVTTGANFLAIFGSRIINESTANWISIVNIAIMVVFWIYLFTVQFLANNLITNKTAELLSKTKIIESVKPKARKKQKQQTN; from the coding sequence ATGAGAAAAACCGTTAAATTAACAATTTTGTTATTAGCTGTATCGGTAATTTATTTTGGTTATTCTGCATGAATTGATAGTGTTGCAATTTATGCAATCAGAGGAGAAAAACCTTCTGAAATTGGTGGAGGAACTTTTTGATCATCAATGACTTCTTCACCAGCTTGAATTAATAATTGAATAAAAATTCTAGTTGAAAAATTAGAAATTGTTATGCCAAAAAATGAAGAATTAATTAAAAAAGTCAATAACTTTAATGCTTCTACTTCTTGAGCTGATTGAACCATGGCGATTAAAGCAAGTGGATATAGATTAACAGGATTTATGGCTCCTGATTCATTGTTATATACATTGTTAAGTCCTTTTAAATTTATTTTAGTTGGGGGGGTATTTGCAATGTTTATCCCTTTAATAAAACAACTATTATTTAACACCGCTCTTGGAATAAGATCATATATCAAAAACAGAGATATGAACGTTTTATTTAATTACAAAAAAACTATCGCTTATGTTGAAGATTTAAAAACTAAGTTAGAAGAAAATGATTTTGAAGGAGTTAAAGCATGTTATTCAAGCTATGCTAGTTTAGCATTTAAACCAATATTTTTAACTAATCTAATGAATGATATTTATAAAAGATTAATTAAATTTGGTGATATCTCAGTTTTTGCTAGTGGGTGTCAAACTGTTCTAGAATCAATTGAAGAAATGTATACAAAAGAAAAACGACGAGCTATGAATAATGGTCGTGGAGATGAAATGTTTTATGACATAAAACGTGGATTTGAGTATTCTTCATATAGTTCAAAATACTTTGTAAAATACTATGAATCAATAGCTAAAAATACTCAAGATTTAGGATGAAGAATTTTTAGTATTGAAATTTCAAGATTTCCACTATTCTTGTTAATTAGTGCTTTACCTGCAGCAATTATTTGTGGAGTTATTAGCACTGTGTTACTAAGATCTTTACCAACTGACATTAGTAGTAGCATTTCTACATTAATTACTGTGGGATCATTTATTATTCCGTGAGCAATTTTTGGAATTGTATCTCATGCTATTTATATATTTGTAAAAACAGATTATAAAAATAGCAAACGTATTTTAATCAAACCAGCTATTACTTATTATTCATTATTATTCTTAGCTTTTATCACAGCTACTGCAGGATTTGTTGGTATTGCAGAAGTGGGAAATATTGCTGAGCCATTTACAGCTGTTTTAATGACTAAATGATTTGGAGCACTTGCTTATTTAGTATTAACTACTTGTTTAGTAATGTATATATTAGCAACTTTGGTTGACAACTATAGAAAAGGAAGATCTTTAAAATTAAATGTCATTATTAATAATATTGTTCTTCCTGCAATTATTTGAGTGGTTACAACAGGTGCTAACTTTTTAGCAATTTTTGGATCAAGAATTATTAATGAGTCAACAGCTAATTGAATTTCTATAGTTAATATTGCAATTATGGTAGTCTTTTGAATTTATCTATTTACAGTTCAATTTTTAGCCAATAATCTAATTACAAATAAAACAGCAGAGCTATTAAGCAAGACAAAAATTATCGAATCTGTAAAACCTAAAGCACGAAAAAAACAAAAACAACAAACTAATTAA
- the rpsI gene encoding 30S ribosomal protein S9: MTNNKVIYRGTGRRKTSIAQVILTPGSGKVIVNGKAALDFFPYATLVQDLEQPLLATGTLKDFDITVKVNGGGFTGQAGATRLGIARALLQASEDYRKALRNEGLLTRDARIKERKKYGLRGARRAPQFSKR; the protein is encoded by the coding sequence ATGACAAACAACAAAGTTATTTATAGAGGAACTGGAAGAAGAAAAACTTCAATTGCTCAAGTTATTTTAACTCCTGGATCAGGTAAGGTAATCGTTAATGGAAAAGCAGCTTTAGATTTTTTTCCATATGCAACATTAGTTCAAGATTTAGAACAACCACTACTTGCTACTGGAACATTAAAAGATTTTGACATCACAGTTAAAGTTAATGGTGGAGGTTTCACTGGACAAGCTGGAGCAACTAGATTAGGGATTGCTAGAGCTTTATTACAAGCAAGTGAAGACTACAGAAAAGCTTTAAGAAATGAAGGTTTATTAACTCGTGATGCGCGTATTAAAGAACGTAAAAAATACGGATTACGTGGAGCACGTCGAGCACCCCAATTCTCAAAACGTTAA
- the leuS gene encoding leucine--tRNA ligase: MDFSHKAIEKKWQKFWKENDLYKTTDTSDKKSYVLDMFPYPSGAGLHVGHIKGYTATDVFARFKRMQGYDVLHPIGWDAFGLPAEQYALKTGNDPREFTLKNIDNFRVQLQKMGFSYDFDKEVNTADANYYKITQQIFKKLYQHNLAEKRDVEVNWCQELGTVLANDEIIEKNGMMLSERGEHPVTKKKMRQWVLKITDYAEKLLQGLDELDWPQSIKDLQKNWIGKSVGAEIIFKSNDIEIPVFTTRADTIYGVSYIVLAPENELVLKLTTADKLAEVKNYIQQTSSKSEIDRKDESRPKTGVFIGSYATNPVTKQAVEIWISDYVLSDYGTGAVMAVPAHDKRDWEFATKFNLPIKFVIKTKDQSKAFVGEDIHINSDILDGLDRVQALEVIYKYLEDNHLGIRKINYKLRDWLFSRQRFYGEPFPVLYTKDQKIILVDDKYLPVTLPETEYIKPTKTGESPLANLTDWVNFEIAGVKYKRETNTMPQSAGSSWYFIAYLLTDAPNKLIDLDSEQAKQRMQKWLPVDLYIGGQEHAVGHLLYARFWTHFLYDLGICPVKEPFKNLFNQGMILGPDGRKMSKSWGNVINPDDVIDSHGADALRLYEMFMGPLDASLPWSFDGLDASLKWLNRCYRMINKISFSNQNNANLDFVYNDVVKKVTEMVSDLKFNTAISQLMVLVNAIYKEKEGTVYKAYVEGFVKMLSLFAPHLAEELWEKLGYNSSVTKQSWPSYDKSKLVRNTVVVAFQVNGKLRSTIEVEKGTNKETLIKLAKNDEHVLRFIKGCQIIKEIAIVDKIVNIVVK, from the coding sequence ATGGATTTTTCGCATAAGGCAATCGAAAAAAAATGACAGAAATTTTGAAAAGAAAATGATCTTTACAAAACAACTGATACTAGTGATAAAAAATCTTATGTTTTAGACATGTTTCCATATCCAAGTGGTGCTGGTTTGCATGTTGGTCATATTAAGGGTTATACTGCAACTGATGTATTTGCTAGGTTTAAAAGAATGCAAGGTTATGATGTTTTGCACCCCATTGGATGAGATGCTTTTGGTTTACCTGCTGAGCAATATGCTTTAAAAACTGGTAATGACCCAAGAGAATTTACATTAAAAAATATTGATAATTTTCGAGTTCAACTTCAAAAAATGGGATTTAGTTATGACTTTGATAAAGAAGTTAACACTGCTGATGCTAACTACTATAAAATTACTCAACAAATTTTTAAAAAATTATATCAACATAATTTAGCTGAAAAAAGAGATGTTGAAGTTAACTGATGCCAAGAACTAGGAACGGTTTTAGCCAACGATGAAATAATTGAAAAAAATGGAATGATGCTAAGTGAAAGAGGAGAACACCCTGTTACTAAGAAAAAAATGCGTCAATGAGTTTTGAAAATTACTGATTATGCTGAAAAATTATTACAAGGTTTAGATGAACTAGACTGACCACAGTCTATCAAAGATTTACAAAAAAACTGAATAGGTAAATCAGTTGGTGCAGAAATTATTTTTAAATCAAATGACATCGAAATTCCTGTTTTTACAACTCGTGCTGACACTATTTATGGGGTTAGTTATATTGTTCTGGCTCCTGAAAATGAGTTAGTTTTAAAACTAACTACTGCTGATAAACTAGCTGAAGTTAAAAATTATATTCAACAAACATCATCAAAATCTGAAATTGATCGTAAAGATGAATCGCGCCCAAAAACTGGTGTGTTTATTGGAAGTTATGCAACAAATCCTGTTACTAAACAAGCTGTTGAAATCTGAATTAGTGATTATGTATTAAGTGATTATGGAACTGGTGCTGTGATGGCTGTTCCTGCTCATGATAAAAGAGACTGAGAATTTGCAACTAAATTTAATTTGCCTATTAAGTTTGTGATTAAAACTAAAGACCAATCTAAAGCTTTTGTAGGTGAAGATATTCATATTAATTCTGATATTTTAGATGGATTAGACAGAGTTCAAGCACTAGAAGTTATTTATAAATATTTAGAAGATAATCATTTAGGAATTAGAAAAATTAACTATAAATTAAGAGATTGATTATTTTCAAGACAACGTTTTTATGGAGAACCCTTTCCAGTTTTATACACAAAAGATCAAAAAATTATTTTAGTTGATGATAAATATCTACCAGTGACATTACCTGAAACTGAATATATCAAACCAACTAAAACAGGAGAAAGTCCGCTGGCTAATTTAACTGATTGGGTAAATTTTGAAATTGCTGGAGTTAAGTATAAAAGAGAAACTAATACAATGCCTCAATCAGCAGGATCAAGTTGATATTTTATTGCTTATTTATTAACTGATGCTCCAAATAAATTAATAGATTTAGACTCAGAACAAGCAAAACAAAGAATGCAAAAATGACTTCCTGTTGATTTATATATTGGTGGCCAAGAACATGCTGTAGGGCATTTGCTATATGCCAGATTTTGAACCCACTTTTTATATGACCTAGGAATTTGTCCTGTCAAAGAACCATTTAAAAATTTATTTAACCAAGGAATGATTTTAGGCCCAGATGGACGAAAGATGTCAAAATCTTGAGGAAACGTCATCAATCCAGATGATGTTATTGACTCACATGGTGCTGATGCATTAAGATTGTATGAAATGTTTATGGGTCCTTTAGATGCTTCACTTCCTTGAAGTTTTGATGGATTAGATGCAAGTTTAAAATGATTAAATCGTTGTTATAGAATGATCAATAAAATAAGTTTTTCTAATCAAAATAATGCTAATTTAGATTTTGTCTATAATGATGTTGTGAAAAAAGTAACTGAAATGGTTTCGGATCTAAAATTTAATACTGCAATTAGTCAATTAATGGTTTTAGTAAATGCTATTTACAAAGAAAAAGAAGGTACAGTTTACAAAGCTTATGTTGAAGGATTTGTAAAGATGTTAAGTTTATTTGCTCCACACTTAGCTGAAGAATTATGAGAAAAACTAGGATACAATTCAAGTGTTACAAAACAATCATGACCAAGTTATGATAAGTCTAAACTAGTTAGAAATACTGTTGTAGTTGCTTTTCAAGTTAATGGAAAATTAAGATCAACTATTGAAGTTGAAAAAGGAACAAATAAAGAAACATTAATCAAACTTGCAAAAAACGATGAGCATGTTTTAAGATTTATCAAAGGTTGTCAAATTATAAAAGAAATAGCTATAGTAGACAAGATTGTAAATATTGTTGTTAAGTAA
- the rplM gene encoding 50S ribosomal protein L13: MKQTTLISAKDINKKWYVVDAEGQTVGRLATQVALVLRGKHKVDFTPHINNGDHVIVINAEKAIFSGKKEANKVYYRHSMYPGGLKRRTVAVQRQLDPTKILERSIRLMLPKNVQGANQFRALHVFKGPEHPYAAQKPEVLQIQTKKGDKK, encoded by the coding sequence ATGAAACAAACTACATTAATTTCTGCCAAAGATATTAATAAAAAATGATATGTTGTTGATGCAGAAGGACAAACTGTGGGTAGATTAGCAACTCAAGTTGCTCTTGTGTTAAGAGGAAAACATAAAGTTGATTTTACACCTCACATTAATAATGGAGATCACGTTATTGTTATTAATGCAGAAAAAGCAATTTTTTCTGGAAAAAAAGAAGCTAATAAAGTTTATTACCGCCACTCAATGTATCCAGGTGGGCTAAAAAGAAGAACAGTTGCAGTTCAAAGACAATTAGATCCAACTAAAATTTTAGAGAGATCTATTAGATTAATGTTACCTAAGAATGTTCAAGGAGCAAACCAATTTAGAGCATTACATGTTTTTAAAGGTCCTGAACATCCATATGCTGCTCAAAAGCCTGAAGTTTTACAAATTCAAACTAAAAAAGGAGATAAAAAATAA
- a CDS encoding energy-coupling factor transporter transmembrane component T family protein has product MRISFGRYIPKDSLIHKMDPRLKMFMIISLIVSVFFPIGFTGYLMIGSVIFLLFALSKLNFSLLLRLLVPVSFIFIIILFVNFFFIHPSAKEIEKINEFVKTNMDLNGFKWIHLGDAISGVINKQGITEAIAKNSELKGIEPLGYFFNWRVFWFSEKALYSAIVMSFRIYLMITLTCILTGTTPSLELTLAIEDLLSPLKIIKVPVHILSMIISIALRMIPTLIDEAGRIMKAQASRGIDIKNGKFKDKVKSLTSLIIPLLVSSFQKAEDLAYAMDARGYDPNARRTRFVQFSFSWTDFVIFSTGILLASFMILYGINPGQIFDNFHIQHIDSLITY; this is encoded by the coding sequence ATGAGAATATCATTTGGTAGATACATTCCTAAAGATTCTTTAATTCATAAAATGGATCCAAGACTTAAAATGTTTATGATTATTTCATTAATTGTGTCTGTTTTTTTTCCTATTGGATTTACTGGTTATTTAATGATTGGTTCAGTAATTTTTTTGTTATTTGCTCTATCAAAATTAAACTTTAGCTTACTTTTAAGATTATTAGTTCCTGTATCATTTATTTTTATCATCATCTTATTTGTAAACTTCTTTTTTATTCATCCATCAGCAAAAGAAATTGAAAAAATCAATGAATTTGTAAAAACTAATATGGACTTAAATGGATTTAAATGAATACATCTCGGAGATGCCATTAGTGGAGTTATTAACAAACAAGGAATAACTGAAGCTATTGCTAAAAATTCAGAATTAAAAGGTATTGAACCACTTGGGTATTTTTTTAATTGAAGAGTTTTTTGATTTAGTGAAAAAGCTCTATATAGTGCTATTGTTATGTCATTTAGAATTTATTTAATGATTACACTAACTTGTATTTTAACAGGTACCACACCTTCATTAGAATTAACTTTAGCAATTGAAGATCTATTATCACCATTAAAAATCATTAAAGTTCCTGTTCATATTTTATCGATGATTATTTCGATTGCTTTGCGTATGATTCCTACTTTAATTGATGAAGCTGGAAGAATTATGAAAGCTCAAGCTAGTCGTGGAATTGATATCAAAAACGGAAAATTTAAAGACAAAGTAAAAAGCTTAACTTCTTTAATTATTCCTTTATTAGTTTCATCATTTCAAAAAGCCGAAGATTTAGCTTATGCAATGGATGCTAGAGGATATGATCCTAATGCCAGAAGAACCAGATTTGTGCAATTTAGTTTTAGTTGAACTGATTTTGTGATCTTTTCAACAGGTATTTTATTAGCATCATTTATGATTTTATATGGAATTAATCCAGGGCAAATATTTGATAATTTTCATATTCAACACATTGATTCATTAATAACATATTAA
- a CDS encoding tRNA pseudouridine synthase A encodes MNAILLTLLYDGSNYHGWIHQTNAIAIQDVLNQAVKRVIKNNDFKTIAASKTDAGVHAVDQKVLLVISFKPILDKFIKALNKALPSDIQILNAKFVDTSFNLREVKQKTYSYFINDQQFDIFTQRFEYFWKHQPIDVNKLQQIFDLFVGTHEFKLFSGLKQEELKNINSFRKIDSIRVFRNKNNRVQIEFKAAGFIRYQIRMIVGNCLACYLNKKITPETLKSMLQGKGNKTALIAKAKGLVLQKIEFN; translated from the coding sequence ATGAACGCGATTTTATTAACTTTGTTGTATGATGGGTCTAATTATCATGGCTGAATTCATCAAACTAATGCAATAGCAATTCAAGATGTTTTAAATCAAGCTGTAAAAAGAGTTATTAAAAATAATGATTTTAAAACAATTGCAGCAAGTAAAACAGATGCTGGAGTACATGCTGTGGATCAAAAAGTTTTACTAGTTATTAGTTTTAAACCAATTTTAGATAAATTTATTAAGGCTTTAAATAAAGCATTACCATCTGATATTCAAATACTTAACGCTAAATTTGTTGATACTAGTTTTAATCTCAGAGAAGTAAAACAAAAAACTTATAGCTATTTTATTAATGATCAGCAGTTTGATATTTTTACTCAGCGCTTTGAATATTTTTGAAAACATCAACCAATTGATGTTAATAAATTACAACAAATATTTGATTTATTTGTCGGAACACATGAGTTTAAGTTATTTTCAGGATTGAAACAAGAAGAACTTAAAAATATTAATAGCTTCAGAAAAATTGATTCAATCAGAGTTTTTAGAAACAAAAATAACCGTGTTCAAATCGAATTTAAAGCCGCTGGATTTATTAGATATCAAATTAGAATGATTGTTGGCAATTGTCTAGCTTGTTATTTAAATAAAAAAATAACACCAGAAACTTTAAAATCAATGTTGCAAGGAAAAGGAAATAAAACCGCTTTGATTGCTAAAGCTAAAGGTTTAGTTTTACAAAAAATAGAATTTAATTAA